A stretch of DNA from Desulfovibrio gilichinskyi:
AGCTCAACGAGCTTTAGGGGAGCCAATTAAATCAGTGATTTGGTTTAGCCAGGCTGCCCGTTTTATGAGTCAGAATTCAATGAGTGAAAAATTTAACGCTGAGCCAAATTTAAAAACGGTTTGGTTTGATGTTTGGCGGTCATTATATTGGTCCATTCTTGTGACTTCCGGATCAGCTCGTGAAGCGCAGGATATGATTTTGAACCAATCCTTTGATCAAGCTATGAATGTTTGGCCGACTACTTACTTCATAATTAATACTGAACCTGTTTTTAAGAAGACTCTTGCAAAAGGTTTTGAGTTTAAACCGACTGTGCGTAATTCTACTATCATTAATGATAAAGACCGTGAGTTGATAGCAATGTCGATTGCTGCATCAAGCTTGGGTGATTGGAGTAAGTCCGGTTCTATTCTTGAAAATGTCAGTAACTCAACGGTTAAGACTTTTTGGAGCTCCGTAAATAGTTATTTGGAAACCGGCAAAAACCCAGTTGAGACGGTTGATACCTTTAAAGAGCAAAATCTTGTTAGTGCATGGTCATTTTTTAAAGCTGGAGTGATGGAACCGGCATATGAATCCCCCACTCTTTGGAAAATGGCAGCACCTGCCTCCCCTGCTTGGAATGCATTTAGAAGCAAGCTTATGTCTATGTCTCCCCAGGAAGCCCTTGATACCATTGACCGCGAAACAGGATCTTTGCTTCTTTCAGAGGACTTAGTCAGTGCCTTACAAAATTATAAATTAGCTTTTGCATTCTTAACCGGTGATATGGAGTTAACAAAGAAAATTTGGGGTCAACTCGACCATAATACCCTGCCGATGAGTCTCCGTATTGCCGCAGGTATAGCGTTTAAACCTGATTTGTCAAAAATAGTCAGCAGCTCTGATGCCGGCCAAAATTCAAATTTATTCATAATTTCAGGACTTTGTGATGCTGCTGAAGTTGAATATTTCAAAGATATCAATGCTCCTTTTTGGAAGCCTCTTTCCGGAAAGGAATTCAATGTACAGGTTAATACCAAGCCGCTGGACAGATTGCTTTTATTTTCAGAATTATTAAGCGACAGTGCAAAGCAGCTTGATGACAGTATTGCCCGAAGATGCGCTTTTCTTTTTCCAAATTCAGAACTAGGTGCTAAAAGTTATATCTACCTAGCAGATAATGCTGCAACAAATAGAGACTTTAAACTTTCCGCTTTTTATTTAAAAAGAGTCGATCCTGAAAAGTTTGGATCTGAGATGCATCTCAAATGGCTTATCGCCGCTGTTGAGTATGATTTAGCGGTCGGAAATGAAGGTAAAGCTCTAAACGCGTATAATGAAATATTAGAATCTGGAGGGGGTCTTCCTCCTGAAAAAGAGTTAAAACTTGCTCTTTTAATACAGCAAAAAGGTGATTTGAAAAAAGCTCAAGCTATACTTGAAAGAATATGGAGTCGAAGCGACAATTTAAGTAACGAATTAAAAGCTGAAATTCTTTTTTGGATTGCTGAAGGAGACCAGGCAATGGGAGATAAAGAGAAGGCTTTAAAAAGTTATTTGGAGCTGGCGTTTAAATTCCCGGAACAAAATATATGGGCTGTGACTGCCATGTATAGAATTTCAATGATCTATGAACATAAAGGTCAGTTTGAGACTGCTAAAAAATTCTTAAACAGTGTGATTAAAAATGCTGACAGGCCGGCTCAAAAAGAAGCTGCAAAAGCAAGACTAAGTGCAATTGAAACAAAACTAGCCAAAACAGGAGCAGGAAAAGAAGCTTCGTTTCCGTTCTAGTTTTATGATTAAACAGTTGGCCCTATGAGCAGGGCCAACTGTTTAAATTTATGAATAAATTTGATGTCCTGAATATTTTTCGCGAGGGATCGCATAAAAAACACTTTCATCTGATGTAGGTGAATAATGTCCTACTTTAAAAACATAATTTTCAAGTTCTTCCATTAGCAAAAGTGGAATTTCTAAAAATTGTTTTTTAGAATGATAAAAACATATTGCGAGTTGAGTCCTGCTCGATTTTATTAACTCAAGAGCTCCATTCAGCATAGGAACTTCTGCATTTTCGATATCACAAAAAAGAAAATCCAATTTTTTTAAAGATAATTTTCCGGCTTCCTCGCTCAATGAGCAAAGAGATATTTCACAAACATTTTCTAAATTACCGGTTGGAGAAACATAACTAGCAGATCCATTTTTTACGAATTCTTTTTTTACAGAATTGCTCCACAAGCCTTTAGCAATAAGTTTAAATTTTGGGGATTGATCTAAAAAATTCCAATTTTCTTTGCTGAGAGCCTCCATACCTTGAGGCTCAAATCCGAAAAGATTTACCAGTTTTTTACATTGCTTAACCATAAAGACAGCTTCACGTCCGTCGCAAACTCCACCTTGTGCTGCATATTCAACCTGAGCAAGATCAACAAAATCAAAATAGCTACACGATGTGTGTTCTGGATATAAAGCAGTTAAGTTATGCTCTTTTTTAAATTTTAGCTCAGGGACACCATCAGTTGAAATTACTGTATTTGTAAGTTTAGAATCTAATGAGCGAGCATCACATAAATCCATAAAGAGCTTTTTATCATCGTCAGTATCAAGCATTTCACATATTCTAGTAATTTCACTCTGTGCGGATTTTAACTCTTCAGGTAAAAAGATATAGTCAAAAAATTTAGACCATGCAAAAAATGAAATATTATTAACACCATTTTCCTGTAAGACATTTTTTATATCTAAAAAGTAAAGTGAACAGACTAGGATAAGAGTTAATTTATCTTGTTGAAGACTTAGTTCTTTAGGTGAAAGAATTGGCAGGCCATAAATTATTCCAGTTTTAAAAGAATCTCCAAAAGCAATTATACTAATGTCAGGTCTAACTTGTTTTAGCATTTTGTATGATTCTTCACCTCCCTTCCCTGTTCCATAAATACAGATCTTCGCATTTAAAGGGATATTATTAGGATGTGTAAATTGGATACTTGAATAATCCATAGTTGAATCTCCTGATTTAATTTTAAAGAGTAGTAGAAAATTATTTTAAGTAATAGCGTAGCCCCTATTACTTTCTCCAAAATTCAGGAACACAAAGAACAATTACTGTATAAATTTCTAACCGTCCAAGCAACATATTAAAAATCAAAGCCCACTTACCTACATCAGGTATATGTGCAAAATTATTAGCAGGGCCTACAGTCCCAATCCCAGGACCGATATTTCCCAGACATGCAAGTGATGCGGCAAATGAGGAAACAACGTCAACTCCTGTAGCCGCGACGACAAGTCCGCAAATCACAAAAAGCCCTATCCAAAGGACAGAAAATCCAAGAATATCATTCATTGTTTCCGGTTTAACAACAGTTTTTCCGAGTTTTACTCTGTTTACTGAGCGTGGATGAATAATTCTGAAAACTTCCTGATAGGATTGTTTTAAAAGAAGCATAATTCTAAGGTGTTTCATGCCGCCGCTGGTTGATCCCGCGCATCCTCCCAAAAACATACAAAACAGAAGTAATCCTTGAGCAAGTGCAGGCCATAATTCATAATCTGCGGTTGCAAAACCAGTGGTACTCATAATTGAGGCAACCTGAAAAGAGGTATATCTGATTGTATCAGTGACAGTTTCATAAGTATGGGAAGAATAGACTGAGATTGTAACTATAATGGTTATTAGCAATGTTACGGTTGCAAAAAATTTAAACTCAGGATCTCGCCATAAAAGCAATGGACGCCCTTTCAGCATTTGATAATGAAGGCTAAAATTTATTCCGGCTATAATCATAAAAAAGGTAATAACGTAGTCGATATAAGCACTATTAAAATACGCAACCGAAGTGTTTTTAGTTGAGAATCCTCCAGTGGCGAGTGTCCCGAATGTATGGCAGAGCGAATCGAAAAAATCCATCCCCCCGAACATTAGAAGAATGGCTTCAATAGCGGAAAAAAGCAGATAAACTTTCCAAAGAACCATGGCGGTATCTTTGATTCGCGGCTTAAGCTTATCTGGAACCGGTCCGGGAACTTCTGCTTTATAAAGCTGCATCCCCCCGACTCCGAGAAATGGTAAAATTGCAAGCGAAAGAACAATTATCCCCATTCCACCTAGCCAATGGGTAAGACTCCGCCAAAACAGAATACCCTTTGCAACGCTTTCAATATCCGTCATTACCGAGGACCCTGTTGTTGTAAAGCCTGACAGAGACTCGAAAAAACAGTCGACGTGATTTGAAAAAACATCACCGAAATAAAAAGGAAGACTTCCGAAGAATCCTGCAGCTATCCATCCTAGAGCAACAATTGCCATTCCTTCTCTATGACTTAATCCCTGATTTGCATCACTGCTTCGAAAAGCAAAAAATAAACCTACCCCGCAAACACAGGAAATGACCATGGATTCAATCAACGGGATTATGCCGGAATCCTGATAATACAATGAAAAAGCAAGCGGCATCAGCATTGTAATACCTACACATAAAATCAAGGCCCCGATAATGTGCAAAACTACCTTCCAACGCATTAATAAAACTCCAGCTTAGTCGTCAGTGCGTTTTCTATTTCAGGTATGTTTTTGCGTGT
This window harbors:
- a CDS encoding tetratricopeptide repeat protein; translation: MISNFRTYKYRMLLIALFLILITATASKAVEPQKGDPFNLWLEKYGAWDILEENYSGSGDTPELIIKRAQTAYNLGRYSACMNILQGTPAFDDKSLEISRLWLGGQAQRALGEPIKSVIWFSQAARFMSQNSMSEKFNAEPNLKTVWFDVWRSLYWSILVTSGSAREAQDMILNQSFDQAMNVWPTTYFIINTEPVFKKTLAKGFEFKPTVRNSTIINDKDRELIAMSIAASSLGDWSKSGSILENVSNSTVKTFWSSVNSYLETGKNPVETVDTFKEQNLVSAWSFFKAGVMEPAYESPTLWKMAAPASPAWNAFRSKLMSMSPQEALDTIDRETGSLLLSEDLVSALQNYKLAFAFLTGDMELTKKIWGQLDHNTLPMSLRIAAGIAFKPDLSKIVSSSDAGQNSNLFIISGLCDAAEVEYFKDINAPFWKPLSGKEFNVQVNTKPLDRLLLFSELLSDSAKQLDDSIARRCAFLFPNSELGAKSYIYLADNAATNRDFKLSAFYLKRVDPEKFGSEMHLKWLIAAVEYDLAVGNEGKALNAYNEILESGGGLPPEKELKLALLIQQKGDLKKAQAILERIWSRSDNLSNELKAEILFWIAEGDQAMGDKEKALKSYLELAFKFPEQNIWAVTAMYRISMIYEHKGQFETAKKFLNSVIKNADRPAQKEAAKARLSAIETKLAKTGAGKEASFPF
- a CDS encoding FkbM family methyltransferase, with translation MDYSSIQFTHPNNIPLNAKICIYGTGKGGEESYKMLKQVRPDISIIAFGDSFKTGIIYGLPILSPKELSLQQDKLTLILVCSLYFLDIKNVLQENGVNNISFFAWSKFFDYIFLPEELKSAQSEITRICEMLDTDDDKKLFMDLCDARSLDSKLTNTVISTDGVPELKFKKEHNLTALYPEHTSCSYFDFVDLAQVEYAAQGGVCDGREAVFMVKQCKKLVNLFGFEPQGMEALSKENWNFLDQSPKFKLIAKGLWSNSVKKEFVKNGSASYVSPTGNLENVCEISLCSLSEEAGKLSLKKLDFLFCDIENAEVPMLNGALELIKSSRTQLAICFYHSKKQFLEIPLLLMEELENYVFKVGHYSPTSDESVFYAIPREKYSGHQIYS
- a CDS encoding TrkH family potassium uptake protein; translated protein: MRWKVVLHIIGALILCVGITMLMPLAFSLYYQDSGIIPLIESMVISCVCGVGLFFAFRSSDANQGLSHREGMAIVALGWIAAGFFGSLPFYFGDVFSNHVDCFFESLSGFTTTGSSVMTDIESVAKGILFWRSLTHWLGGMGIIVLSLAILPFLGVGGMQLYKAEVPGPVPDKLKPRIKDTAMVLWKVYLLFSAIEAILLMFGGMDFFDSLCHTFGTLATGGFSTKNTSVAYFNSAYIDYVITFFMIIAGINFSLHYQMLKGRPLLLWRDPEFKFFATVTLLITIIVTISVYSSHTYETVTDTIRYTSFQVASIMSTTGFATADYELWPALAQGLLLFCMFLGGCAGSTSGGMKHLRIMLLLKQSYQEVFRIIHPRSVNRVKLGKTVVKPETMNDILGFSVLWIGLFVICGLVVAATGVDVVSSFAASLACLGNIGPGIGTVGPANNFAHIPDVGKWALIFNMLLGRLEIYTVIVLCVPEFWRK